A stretch of the Vitis vinifera cultivar Pinot Noir 40024 chromosome 16, ASM3070453v1 genome encodes the following:
- the LOC100246651 gene encoding bidirectional sugar transporter SWEET3: MGDRLHLAIGVMGNAASLLLYTAPILTFARVMRKKSTEEFSCIPYIIALLNCLLYTWYGLPVVSYRWENFPVVTINGLGILLEFSFILIYFWFTSPRGKIKVVGTVVPVVTVFCITAIISSFVLHDHHHRKMFVGSVGLVASVAMYGSPLVVVRQVILTKSVEFMPFYLSFFSFLTSFLWMAYGLLGHDLLLASPNLVGSPLGILQLVLYCKYRKRGIMEEPNKWDLEGNDEKSKQLQPVINNDSNGKI; the protein is encoded by the exons ATGGGTGATAGGTTGCATTTGGCAATTGGAGTAATGG GGAATGCAGCTTCTCTGTTACTTTACACTGCACCCAT ATTAACTTTTGCAAGGGTTATGAGGAAGAAAAGCACTGAGGAGTTCTCATGCATTCCTTACATCATTGCACTGTTGAACTGTCTCCTATATACTTGGTATGGCCTACCTGTTGTAAGCTACAGGTGGGAAAATTTCCCAGTGGTCACCATCAATGGCTTAGGAATTCTTCTCGAATTCTCCTTCATTCTTATATACTTTTGGTTCACTTCACCTAGGGGAAAG ATCAAGGTAGTTGGGACAGTAGTACCTGTTGTCACAGTGTTCTGCATCACCGCTATTATCTCATCTTTTGTGCTCCATGATCACCATCACCGCAAGATGTTTGTTGGCAGCGTTGGACTAGTTGCCTCTGTAGCAATGTATGGTTCTCCCCTGGTGGTAGTG AGGCAGGTGATACTCACAAAGAGTGTTGAATTCATGCCATTCTACTTATCTTTTTTCTCATTCCTCACTAGTTTTCTTTGGATGGCTTATGGACTACTGGGTCATGATCTCCTTCTAGCG TCTCCTAATCTGGTGGGTAGCCCCCTTGGCATCCTCCAGCTTGTGCTCTACTGCAAGTACAGGAAAAGGGGAATAATGGAAGAACCAAACAAATGGGATTTGGAAGGAAATGATGAGAAATCCAAACAGTTGCAGCCTGTGATAAACAATGACAGTAATGGCaagatttga
- the LOC100267297 gene encoding cyclic nucleotide-gated ion channel 1 — MNYRQEKFVRFQDWSSERSSEGKIPINNGVRSGKIRLAINSVSGKFQRGLECGSERINSIRRSLKSFSFRRNLEKGSGKKILDPQGPFLQKWNKIFVLSCIIAVSLDPLFFYIPVIDKLKKCLSLDESLQITASVLRSFTDIFYILHIIFQFRTGFIAPSSRVFGRGVLVEDSWAIARRYLSSYFLIDILAVLPLPQVVIWIIIPKLGGSKYMNTKRLLKFVVFFQYIPRVLRVRPLYKEVTRTSGILTETAWAGAAFNLFLYMLASHVLGAFWYLFAIDRETTCWTKACGNDTSCIDSSLYCKGTVNTTLFNASCPVIEPNTTVFDFGILLDALQSGVVESTDFPQKFFYCFWWGLQNLSSLGQNLKTSTYVWEICFAVFISISGLVLFSFLIGNMQTYLQSTTIRLEEMRVKRRDAEQWMSHRLLPESLRERIRRYEQYKWQETRGVDEQNLLINLPKDLRRDIKRHLCLALLRRVPMFEKMDEQLMDAMCDRLKPALYTEDSYIVREGDPVDEMLFVMRGKLSTMTTNGGRTGFLNSDYLKAGDFCGEELLTWALDPHSTSNLPISTRTVLALSEVEAFALMADDLKFVASQFRRLHSKQLRHTFRLYSHQWRTWAACFIQAAWRRYWRKKLEESLREEEDRLQDALAKAGGSSPSLGATIYASRFAANALRALRRNKTRKARLPERISPILLQKPAEPDFTAEDQ; from the exons ATGAACTACCGACAAGAGAAGTTTGTGAG GTTCCAGGATTGGAGTTCAGAGAGAAGTAGTGAAGGGAAAATTCCCATAAACAATGGAGTAAGATCAGGGAAAATCAGACTAGCAATAAACTCAGTTTCAGGGAAGTTCCAGAGAGGTTTGGAATGTGGTTCTGAACGGATTAACAGCATTAGAAGGTCATTGAAATCCTTTTCTTTCAGAAGAAATCTGGAAAAGGGTTCCGGAAAGAAAATTCTTGATCCACAGGGGCCATTCCTCCAAAAGTGGAATAAGATATTCGTTCTATCATGCATTATTGCAGTCTCCCTAGATCCTTTGTTCTTTTACATCCCAGTGATtgataaattaaagaaatgccTTTCGTTGGACGAATCATTGCAGATTACAGCCAGTGTTTTGCGTTCCTTCACCGATATCTTTTATATACtccatattatttttcaatttcgaACTGGTTTTATTGCTCCTTCTTCTCGAGTATTTGGAAGAGGTGTTCTAGTAGAAGATTCTTGGGCAATAGCAAGGAGATATTTGTCCTCGTACTTCCTAATCGACATCCTCGCTGTTCTTCCCCTCCCACAG GTGGTAATTTGGATTATCATTCCCAAACTAGGAGGCTCAAAATACATGAATACAAAGAGGCTGTTGAAATTTGTTGTCTTCTTCCAATACATACCACGGGTGCTCCGAGTTCGTCCGTTATACAAAGAAGTCACAAGAACTTCTGGCATACTCACTGAAACTGCATGGGCTGGAGCTGCATTCAATCTCTTTCTTTACATGCTTGCGAGTCAT GTACTTGGAGCTTTTTGGTACTTGTTTGCTATAGATCGCGAAACTACATGCTGGACAAAAGCTTGTGGAAATGATACTTCATGCATTGATAGTTCTCTATATTGTAAAGGAACAGTGAATACAACACTTTTTAACGCTTCATGTCCTGTAATAGAACCAAATACAACGGTTTTTGATTTTGGAATATTACTTGACGCCCTTCAGTCTGGTGTTGTGGAGTCAACAGATTTTCCACAGAAGTTCTTTTACTGTTTTTGGTGGGGCCTGCAAAATCTGAG TTCTCTTGGTCAAAACCTCAAAACAAGCACCTATGTCTGGGAAATTTGCTTTGCAGTGTTCATTTCCATCTCTGGCttggttttattttcatttcttattggAAATATGCAG ACATATCTGCAGTCCACAACCATAAGATTGGAGGAGATGAGAGTGAAAAGGCGAGATGCAGAACAGTGGATGTCTCATCGCCTGCTTCCTGAGAGTCTGAGGGAGCGAATCAGAAGGTATGAACAGTACAAGTGGCAAGAAACCAGAGGTGTTGACGAACAGAATCTACTCATTAATCTTCCCAAGGACCTTAGAAGGGACATAAAACGCCATCTCTGCTTGGCTCTGCTCAGGAGA GTGCCAATGTTCGAAAAGATGGATGAGCAACTGATGGATGCAATGTGTGACCGTCTCAAGCCAGCACTGTACACAGAAGATAGCTACATCGTCCGGGAGGGGGACCCAGTCGATGAGATGCTCTTTGTCATGCGAGGCAAGCTATCCACCATGACAACCAATGGTGGAAGGACTGGCTTCTTGAACTCTGATTATCTGAAAGCCGGTGACTTCTGTGGAGAAGAACTTCTCACATGGGCACTGGACCCCCACTCAACATCAAACCTTCCCATTTCAACCAGAACCGTCCTAGCCCTCTCCGAAGTTGAAGCCTTTGCTCTAATGGCTGACGACCTGAAGTTTGTTGCCTCCCAATTCCGAAGACTCCACAGCAAGCAGCTCCGCCACACCTTCAGGCTCTACTCCCACCAGTGGAGGACTTGGGCTGCCTGTTTCATACAAGCCGCCTGGCGCCGCTACTGGAGGAAGAAGCTGGAAGAGTCCCTTCGGGAAGAGGAGGATAGGTTGCAGGACGCATTGGCCAAGGCAGGTGGGAGCTCACCTAGTCTAGGTGCCACCATTTATGCATCCCGATTCGCAGCCAATGCTCTCCGTGCTTTGCGGCGTAACAAGACACGAAAAGCAAGGTTGCCAGAGAGAATATCACCGATACTGCTTCAGAAACCGGCGGAGCCGGATTTTACTGCTGAAGATCAATAG
- the LOC100241523 gene encoding pentatricopeptide repeat-containing protein At1g28690, mitochondrial, translating into MMLIKASISKAWKHQRLKEFKLYTAHQSNLSEIISTNIAISNYAKQSKLDVARQLFDQMPQRTVVSWNTMISSYSKHGRFSEALFLVYSMHRSHMKLSESTFSSVLSVCARLRCLRDGKLIHCLVLKSGSESFELVGSALLYFYASCFEIGEARRVFDVLVRRNEVLWSLMLVGYVTCNVMDDALSVFVKMPRRDVVAWTTLISGFSKNGDGCGKALEIFRLMMRSGETTPNEFTFDCVVRACGRLGILSVGRTVHGLLMKCGLEYDPSIGGALVEFYCECEAIDDALRVCKGVVNPCLNALNSLIEGLISMGRIEDAELVFNGMTEMNPVSYNLMIKGYAVGGQMDDSKRLFEKMPCRTIFSSNTMISVYSRNGEIDKALELFEETKNEKDPVTWNSMISGYIHSGQPEEALKLYITMHRLSIQQTQSTFSALFHACSCLGSLHQGQLLHAHLIKTPFESNVYVGTSLIDMYSKCGSIMEAQTSFVSIFSPNVAAWTALINGHAYHGLGSEAISLFDRMIEQGLAPNGATFVGVLSACSRAGLVNEGMKIFHSMERCYSVTPTLEHYACVVDLLGRSGHIREAEEFIKKMPLEADGVVWGALLSACWFWMDLEVGERVAEKMFSFDPKPISSYVILSNIYAGLGRWREKMMVRKILRGFKVKKDPGCSWIELNNKIHVFSIEDRSHPYCNMIYATLEHLTANINSVVHFDHVSIPITQAVNFSTPSFN; encoded by the coding sequence ATGATGTTGATCAAAGCTTCCATTTCCAAAGCTTGGAAACACCAAAGGCTAAAGGAGTTCAAATTATACACAGCACATCAATCCAATCTCAGTGAAATTATATCCACAAACATTGCTATAAGCAATTATGCAAAACAATCAAAACTGGATGTTGCCCGCCAACTGTTCGACCAGATGCCTCAACGAACTGTCGTGTCGTGGAACACTATGATATCTAGCTACTCAAAGCATGGACGATTCAGTGAAGCTCTATTTCTAGTTTACTCCATGCACCGCAGCCATATGAAGCTCAGTGAATCCACGTTCTCGTCGGTTTTGAGTGTTTGTGCTCGTTTGAGGTGTTTGCGCGACGGGAAGTTGATCCATTGTCTTGTTCTAAAATCTGGGTCGGAGAGTTTTGAGCTTGTGGGGAGTGCTTTGCTGTATTTTTATGcaagttgctttgaaattgGGGAGGCACGGCGGGTTTTTGATGTGTTGGTTCGGAGGAATGAGGTGTTGTGGAGTTTGATGCTTGTGGGGTATGTGACTTGTAATGTGATGGATGATGCTTTGAGTGTGTTTGTGAAGATGCCGAGGAGAGATGTTGTTGCCTGGACGACTTTGATTTCTGGGTTTTCTAAGAATGGGGATGGTTGTGGGAAGGCCTTGGAGATTTTTAGGTTGATGATGAGGAGTGGTGAAACGACTCCCAATGAGTTTACTTTTGATTGTGTGGTGAGGGCTTGTGGTAGACTCGGGATTTTGAGTGTAGGGAGGACTGTTCATGGGCTTTTGATGAAATGTGGGTTGGAATATGATCCCTCAATTGGAGGGGCTCTTGTTGAGTTCTATTGTGAATGCGAAGCTATTGATGATGCCTTGAGAGTGTGTAAAGGCGTTGTTAACCCGtgtttaaatgctttgaattccTTAATTGAAGGGCTTATATCGATGGGCAGAATTGAGGATGCTGAGCTGGTTTTTAACGGAATGACAGAGATGAATCCAGTTTCATATAACTTAATGATTAAAGGGTATGCAGTTGGTGGTCAAATGGATGATTCTAAGAGATTGTTTGAGAAAATGCCTTGCAGAACTATATTTTCTTCAAATACTATGATTTCAGTGTACTCTAGGAATGGAGAAATTGATAAAGCTTTGGAACTTTTTGAagaaactaagaatgaaaaagaTCCTGTGACATGGAATTCAATGATATCGGGTTATATTCATAGTGGTCAACCTGAAGAGGCTTTGAAACTATATATAACAATGCACAGATTATCAATACAACAAACTCAATCTACATTCTCTGCTCTGTTCCATGCATGTTCATGTCTTGGATCCCTTCATCAAGGACAATTACTGCATGCCCATCTGATTAAAACACCATTTGAATCAAATGTTTATGTTGGAACATCCCTCATAGATATGTACTCCAAATGTGGGAGCATCATGGAGGCTCAAACATCTTTTGTGAGCATCTTTTCACCCAACGTGGCAGCTTGGACGGCTCTGATCAATGGTCATGCATATCATGGGCTCGGGTCTGAGGCAATTTCACTCTTTGATCGTATGATAGAGCAAGGATTAGCCCCAAATGGAGCTACTTTTGTTGGAGTTCTGTCTGCTTGTAGTCGTGCAGGTCTGGTCAATgaaggaatgaaaattttccacTCAATGGAGAGATGTTATAGTGTAACCCCAACATTAGAACACTATGCATGTGTGGTTGATCTTCTGGGCCGATCAGGCCATATACGAGAAGCAGAGGAGTTTATCAAGAAGATGCCACTTGAAGCAGATGGGGTTGTCTGGGGAGCATTGCTTAGTGCTTGTTGGTTCTGGATGGACCTGGAAGTGGGTGAGAGAGTGGCTGAGAAGATGTTTAGTTTTGATCCCAAGCCAATCTCTTCTTATGTTATTTTGTCCAACATATATGCAGGGCTAGGGAGGTGGAGGGAGAAGATGATGGTAAGGAAGATATTGAGGGGTTTCAAAGTGAAGAAGGATCCTGGATGTAGTTGGATTGAGCTTAACAATAAAATTCATGTGTTCTCTATAGAAGATAGATCCCATCCATATTGTAATATGATTTATGCAACTTTGGAGCACCTAACAGCAAATATAAACTCAGTTGTTCATTTTGATCATGTTTCTATACCAATAACACAGGCTGTTAATTTCAGCACACCATCCTTTAATTAG